The DNA region GCGCTGGTGCTGGTCGACGGCAAACCGGCGGGGGTCGTCACCCGGCACGACCTGCTCGCGTTTCTCGCGGGACGGTAAAGAAGCATTTCATCGGATGGTCGGGCCGGGGCGTTACGAGCGGCCCACCCGGCTATCCGATAGCGTGTCGGGTGAGTTGAACTTTTATGTCCTCGTCAAGGGGGTTCAAGACCCAAATGAGTGCTCCGCAGCCACCGAATCAGCCTTGGGGTGGCGCCCAGCCACCGCAGGGACCCCCGAGTGGCCCTCAGCCGCAGCAAGACAACCCGTTCGGTTCCCCGGAACCGACCCAGGTGGTGCAGCCCGGTCAGCCGGCCCAGCCCGACTACGGGCAGCCGCAGTACGGGCAGCAACCTCCCCAAGAGCAGCAGCCCCAGGGCGGCGGGTTCGGCGACACGCCGGAGCCCACGCAGGTAGTGCAGCCGGTCCAGCCGGGTTCCGGTGACGCGAACGCGACCCAGGTCGTGCAGCCGGTGAGCGGTGGCGGGGAAAGCCCCACCGCCGAGTCCACCCAGCTCGTGCCGCCGGGTTCGCAGCCGCCTGCCATCCCGTACGCCCCGCCGCCGAGCGCGGCCGACAACCCGGCCGCCGGTGCCTACGGCGCCCAGGGCGGCGGCTTCGGTCAGCAGCAGGGCTTCGGCGGGCCCCAGCAGGGCGGGTTCGACCCGTCGCAGGGCCAGCAGCAGCCTGGTTTCGGCCAGCCGCAGCAGGGCTTCGGCGGACCGCCGCAGGGCGGCTTCGGCCAGCAGCCCGGTTTCGGCGGGCCGCCCCCGGGCTACAGCGCCGCGGGTGCCGGCGGCGGCGGTGGGAACCAGATGTTCGGGTTCATCGCCGGCGGTGTCGTGGCGTTGCTCGGCCTGATCGCCTTGATCGTGTCGTTCGTCTACTTCGGTGACGCCAGCGACTACTCGAAGATCTTCGACAGCGCGCCGAACCAGGAACAGATCGACAAGTTCCTCGACGAGGCCGGTGTCGCCGGTCCGGGCGCCACGTGGTTCTACGTGATCATGCTGCTGGTCGGATCGCTCGTCTCCCTCGCCGGTGGTGTGGGGCTCGCCCTCGCGGGCAAGCTCCCCGGCACGGTGAAGAAGATCGCGCCGATCATCGTCGCCGCCGGTGGTGCGCTGCTGGTGCTGTTCGGCGTCCTCCTGCTCAGCGGTTCGACCCCGTCGTCGGACTTCCTGGACAAGCTGCCGCCTTCCGCCAGGGAAGGCGCCGGTATCGGCGGTGGCCTGCTGCACCTGCTCCTCGGCATCGTGATCCTGATCGTCGGTGTGCTGGGCCTGATCCCGGCGACCGCGCAGTTCGTCGGCCTCGGTGGCGGCGGTTCGGTGCTGGGCGCTCCGCAGAGCGGACAGCCCGGTGGGTTCGGCGGTCCGCCGCAGGGTGGCTTCGGCCAGCCGGGACAGCCCGGTCAGCCGGGTCAGCCCGGACAGTTCGGCCAGCCGCAGGGTGGCTTCGGTCAGCCCGGGCAGCCCGGTCCGTCTTCGGGTGGTTTCGCGCAGCCGGGTCAGCAGGGCCCGCCCAGCGGAGGGTTCGCCCAGCCGGGTCAGCCGCCGCAGGGTGGTTTCGGCCAGGCTCCGCAGCAGCCCGGCGGTTTCGGGCAGCAGCCCGGGCAGCAGGGGCCGCCCAGTGGCGGCTTCGGCCAGCCGGGCCAGCAGCCCGGTCAGCCCCCGCAGCAGTGGTGATTCGCCGCCGCTGAACGGTTTCGTTCGAAACGCCCCCGGCCCGTGGCCGGGGGCGTTTCGTTTTCGCCGGGGTATGCCGATTCGCCTGCCACGGCCAGTGCCCGCGGGCTAGGGTGAGCGCCGTTAACCTCCACACCCGGCCTGACGGGAGCGACGTGACCGGTCCGTACGGATATCCCGCCCAGCAGCCCGGACCGCCAGGTTTCGGGTATCCGGCACCGCAGGCCAAGCCGTCCGGGGCGACGGCGATCATCGCCGCGGTGCTCGGCCTCGTCGGGGCCCTCGCGTCCGGTTTCATCCCGATCCGCTACTTCATCGAGCTCCCGTCGGGGTTCAGCCTTTCGAACCTGCCCGGCTTCGCGCTCGTGGAGCTGGTGCTGTACCTGGTCGCCGCGTTGTTCCTCCTGATGGGCGCGTTGACGACGTTCTTCCGTTCACTGATCGGCGCCATCCTGCTGATCCTCGGCTCGCTGCTCGCCATCCTGGCCGTCGTGCTGGAACCGATCGCGTTCCGCGTGCCGTACCGGATCCATCTCGACATCCTGCTCCGGTTCGCGACCTTCGACGGCGTGCTCCGGCTGGCCATGGTCGTGTTCGGCCTGGTGGCGCTGCTGCTGGCGGTGCTCCCTCCGACGTTCAGGTACCTGCGCTGGCGGCCTGCCCCCGTGCAGCCGTATCGGCCGCAGAATCAGGTTCCCCGCCAGGGCGGATGGTGAGATCCTGAGCCGTCCGGCTCGGCTTTGGGGGAGTTCGATGGGTCAGAACCAGTCTTCGCGGACCGCGATCGGCGCGGCCGTTCTCGCCATCCTGTGCGGCATGCGGTACTTGTCCGAGGCGGGCACCTTCGTCGGGCAACTCGCCTTTCTCGAACCGGCTCCGCGGTACTTCGTCGGAATGGCGTGGAACGGGGCGCTGACGGCGGCCCTGTTCGTGGGCGGCGTCTTGTTGCTGCTGCGCAGGACACTCGGCCGCACCCTCGTCGCGGTCGGGTCGGCGCTCGCGCTGGTGGCCACATTGCTCGCGAACGGCGCGGCCCGCCCCTACTTCTTCGCCGAAGTGGACGGAGAGACGTTGGTGACGGGTGAGGTGGTCGCCTTCATGCTGTTCGTGATGACCTTCTCCGCGCTGGTGCTGTCGGTGATCAGGCCGACCTCGGACTGGCTGGAGGGACGACGGCGCGACGACGAAGAGCCGTCGAAGCAGGATCGGCTTCCCGGCTGGTAGCCGGGGTTGGCACAAGGAATCGGCAAGGGGAGAAATGACTTACCAGCACTACCCGCCGCAGGGCGGCTACCCGGCACCCGGCGCCTACCCGCCGCCGGGAATGGCACGGCAGCCGAGCGGTGCGACCGCGATCATGGCCGGGATCTTCGCGATCCTCGGCGGGCTCTGGTTCCTCGCCGGGACCGTGTCCCACGTCATCGAGCTCTCCCATTACGTCATTTCGTTCCTCGTGGTCGGGGCGGTGCTGGACCTCGTCAGCGCGGCCTTGCTCTTGAGCGGCGGGATCCTGCTGCTCGTGCGCAAACGCGCCGGGCGGCTGCTCACCGTGATCGGAGCCGCGGCCGCGATCGGTTTCGTGGCGCTGACCTTCCTGCTCCGGGCGCTCGGCTCGCATTTCTACTTCTCGTACGGCGGGGTGATGCTGCATTTCGGTTTCGGCTGGCTCCTCTTCGTGGTCCTGATCCCGGCGATCGTGACCCTCGTGCTGGCGCTGATCCCGCCGACGGCGCGCTGGCTGGCGGCCAAGAACACGGCCGCGGGCGCCGTGCAGCCGCCGAACTTCGGATACCCGCCGCAGCCCGGGTACCCGCCCGCTCCCGGTGCCCAGCAGCAGGGACAGCCACCCGCGCAGTGGTGAGTTCAATCCCAGACGATGGGATCTCGAGTGGGTGGCCGTACCCTTGGAGGTATGGCCGACGATTACTCTCTGCTGGGCTTCGAGACGCGCGCGATCCACGCCGGGCAGACCCCTGATCCCCGGACCGGCGCGGTCATCGTGCCGATCTATCAGACCTCGACCTACGCGCAGGACGGCGTCGGCGGCACGCGCGAAGGCGACTACGAGTACTCCCGGACCGCGAACCCCACGCGCACCGCGCTGGAGGTCGCGCTCGCGGCGCTCGAAGGCGCGCGGCACGGTCTGGCGTACGCGTCGGGGATGGCGGCCAGTGACGTCCTGCTGCGGGCGACCCTGCGGCCCGGAGATCACCTCGTGCTCGGCAACGACGCGTACGGCGGCACGTTCCGGCTGATCGACAAGGTGCTCAGCCTGTGGGGTGTCGAGCACACGGTCGCCGACCTGGGGAACATCGCCGAGGTCCGGGCGGCGATCCGGCCGGAGACGAAGCTGATCTGGTGCGAGTCGCCGACGAACCCGATGCTGGGGATCGCCGACATCGCCGCGCTGGCCGAGGTCGCGCACGGCGCCGGCGCCCGCCTGGTCGTCGACAACACCTTCGCCACCCCGTACCTGCAGAACCCGCTTTCGCTGGGTGCCGACGTCGTCCTGCACTCGACGACGAAGTACCTCGGCGGGCACTCCGACGTCGTCGGCGGCGCGATCCTGACGAACGAGGACGAACTGCGCGAGCAGCTGTTCTACCTGCGCAACGCCGCGGGCGCGGTGCCCGGCCCGTTCGACGCGTGGCTGACCCTGCGCGGGATCAAGACGCTCGCGCTGCGCATGGAGCGGCACAGCGACAACGCCGAACTGATCGCCCGGATGCTGCTGAAGCACCCGAAGGTCGAGCGCGTCTACTACCCGGGCCTGCCGGAGCACCCCGGCCACGAGGTCGCTTCGAAGCAGATGCGGCGCTTCGGCGGGATGATCTCGTTCACCCACGTCGACGGCGAGCAGGCCGCTCTCGAAGCCGCGTCGAAGACGAAGCTGTTCATCCTCGCCGAGTCGCTGGGCGGGATCGAGTCGCTCATCGAGCACCCGGGCCGGATGACCCACGCGAGCACCGCCGGGTCCACCCTGGAGGTGCCGGACAACCTGCTGCGCCTGTCGGTCGGCATCGAGGACGGCAGCGACCTGGTCGCCGATCTGGCCAAGGCCCTGGGCTGACCGCCGCCGAGCCCAGGGAGTGAGCAAGGGACCTTTGCTGTCGTTCGCGTAGCCATGCTAAGCAAATGGCAGCAAAGGTCCCTTGCTCTTTCGCGCTGGTCAGCGCGGTGTGGTGGGAGGAAGCGCCCGGTCAGGGGCGGTAGTTGCTGGGGGTGACGCCGCTCTTCGCGTCCGCCTCGTGTGAAGTCCCCTTCGGCGTGGCCGGCAGCTCCGAGCCGTCGATGCAGCCGCCGACGAGCTCGATGTGGTTGTCGTGCCGGATGTACTGGCCCGGGTCCACGCAGCCGGCATGGTCGACCGTGTAGACGGCGGCGCCGGTCAGCAGCGCGGCCGAGGTGAGGGCCAGCACGACCGGGAGCATCCCGGCGGAGCGGGTCGCCCGGACCCTGCCGATGTTCCCCCGTGCCATGTTCGCTCCCTGGTCGCCTTCGCCGACGCCGTCAAGAGTACCCGGACCGCGAACTTGTCACGTGACGTATCCGTCAGGTGGCAACTTCCGGCCGCGGATCGGCCTCGGCCGCCTGAGTCCTAAGTGGACGGCCGGCCGGTGATCGCGGCGACCGCGAGCTCCCGTTCGGGCTCGCCGACCTCGGGCAGGGTGAACCGCAACGCCCGGATGTGCCCGAGGAGCTCGGGGTCGGGAGCGACGTCGTGTTCGCGCAGGTAGTAGGCGACCGCGCCCGGCCAGTACCACCGGCCGTCCGTGCGGAAGTTCAACGGCACCAACGGTTCCCTGTCGGGGTCGAAGGCATCGGCGTCGTAGGTCCGCGACGCCAGCACGACCGGCGCGCCGTCGAGGTACTGCAGCACGCGATCCCGCTCGGCCGGCGACAGCGGCTCGCGGTTCACCACCGGATGCCCTGACTCGTCGAGGCCGTCGTGGACCCGCGGGACGCGCAGTGCCTCCGGGGTTTCGGCGAGCGGAGTCGCCACCGCGGGTTCGGCCGGCGGGGCGGCGTCGAGCCCTGCTCGCTGCCGCAGCCAGGGCGGGATGGACTGCTCGGCGCGCGGGAAGAACCGCAGTTCGTCCTGGAAGCCGATCTGCGGCGGCGCCTGCCGCCACGGCGGCTCCACGTCCGCGAGGAAGTCCGTGCTGAGCACGGTCGCCGAACCGTAGACCAGGATCGCGCTCAGCCAGGTCCCGCGGCCGGGCAGGTACATCCCCGCCCGCAGGTTGCCGAGCAGCTGCACGGCTTCCTGGCTCGGCTGCACCGGACGCGGCAACCCGTCCTGGCCGGTGACGAGCAGGTCGACTTCGACATGCCTGCCCGCAGCGCGGTACTCGACGCGCATCTGCTGCCAGCCGGGCGGCAGCGGCGTCGCGAGGGCATGGCCGATCTGCCAGACGAGCTGCTGTTGCTGCTGCTGGTTCAACGGCACTTGTGGTCGGCTCATGTCCCCTCGCTCACCGATGGTCAGTCCGCCTGGCCGGCGGCACGTCGCTGAAGCCACTCCGCGCGTTCACCGGTCCGCGGGTAACGCTCCAGCTCCTGGGCGAAGAACCCGGCGGGCGGGACGTGATCCCAGTCGGGCTCGCCGTCCCAGTCGTACTCCACGGAGTATCCGCCCGGGTGCACCATGTGATAGCGGACCGAGGTCCAAGCGCCCTCGTCCGGCTGGGCCATGCTGTCCCGCAGCTCCACGAAGAAGTCCGCGACCCCCGTCGGCGGCGTCCACGGCGTGCTCGTGCCCATCACGGTCAGCACGTGGGCCGAGATCTCGACGTAGTCGCCCACCGAACGGAAGTTGAGGAACAGCTGCTCGTAGTCCGACGGTACGGAGTGCACCATCCAGGTGGTGAAGTCCTTGAACAGTTGATTGGCCTGTGCCGCGCTCGTCGGCACAACGGGCATGGGCATCAGTCGCGCTCCTTGTCGTTCGCCGCCGCGAGCTTCTCACCGAGCCAGGCCGGGATGTGTTCGGGATCCCTGGGGAACATCTTCAGGTCTTCGACGTAGTGCTCGGGCTCCATGGGCGGCGTGAGCACCGGTTCGTAGTCGTTGTTGTAGTTGTAGAAGATCGCTCCCGGCGGATTCATCGAGATCCGGGCGGAGAACCACGTGCCGCGGCCGGGCCGGTACAGCAGCGTGCGCAGCTTCGCCAGGATCACGTTCAGCTCGTGCGGCGGCGAGATCTCCGGCCGGGAACCGTCGTCCATGATGACGGTGAGGCCGAGATCCTGCGCCGGCACCGTCATCGCGCTGACCAGGTCGATGCGCCGCCAGCCTTCCACGGGGACGAGATTCAGCAGCGCGGTGCCGAGCTGCTGGATCAGGTCCTCGTGACTCTCACCCCCGGAAGTCATTGGGCCAGAGTGGGTCGTTGTGGTCATTGGGGAAGCTCCTGACGATTACCGAGATCCGGCCTTCGGCGTCCGGGCCGTATGCCCGGTACTGGCGGGTGTGCGCGTCGTCGACGCCGGGATCCCGGAGTTCGAAAATATCCTCGTTCTCCAACCTACTAGCGAGGCCGGAGTCGTCCCGATTCCGCTCCATCTGGTACCAGCTGTCGTCGGGATCGTAGGTGCCTTCGAGCTCCTTGGCGCCCGCGTTGCTGTTGTCCACCCTGCCTTGCGCGCCCTGGTTGCTGCCTTCGCCGGAGCCGCCGACGGACGTGCCGCGGTGGTGGCCGCCGTCGTCGATGTTCTTCCCCGACGCGTCCTTGCCGCCGTCCGCCCCGATGGTGGACTGCGCCGTACCGTCGCGCCGGACGTTGCTGGCGCCACCGGGATCCGGCGGGGCGGAGGTCACCACCGAGTTGCCCCGCTCGTCGGTCCGGTGGATCTCGCCCGGGGAACGACGGTTGAGCGGGTTGCCGTCCTTGTCGTGCATCTCCAGGCCGTGGTCGACCCGGATCGTCGCGTTGGGCGGCGGATTGTTCAGATCCGGGTTGAACGGCTGCCCGGTGTGCAGGTGGGTGATCCGGCCGTCCGGCCCGGTCTGGAACGAGCCGTAGGGCAGGCCGTCCTTGTCCACCACGTGGATACGGGTGTTGGGCGGCAGGTTGTCGCGGCCCGCGATCGGGTCCTTGGCCGCGATCTTGTCGCTGATCGCCTTGCGCTGGGCGTCGCTGAGCGCGTCCGGGTCGCCGTCGACGAATCCGCGTGGATCCTTGCTCCGCGGCGGCGGCTGATGCGAGTAGGTGACCTCGCGATCGGGCGTGGGCCAGGAATCCTGGACCTTGCTGGCGTTCTTGGTGCCGTAGTGGCCGTCCTGGGTGATGTCCGCGCCCTGGGCGGCCCCCACCTCGGCGTTCGTCCGGCCACGCTGACCGCTGGTGGTGTCGACGTGGGTGATACGGCCCGTGTCGTCGGTGTAGAAGTCGCCTCGCGGATGCCCGTACTCGTCGGTCGGCTGGTGCACGCTGTTCGGCCTGAGCGTGGGGTTGCCGTCCGCGTCGAGCTTTGGGCTGCCGTCCTCGTTGGCGTGGAGGCGGTTGAAGGGCTGGTCTTGGCGCACGGCGTTCGGGTGCGGCACCGGATCGCCTTGCGGCGGCGGCGGGTTGAACTCCTGGCCGTGTTCCGGGCGCCCGTCCGGCCCGACGTGGTACTCCTCGTGGAGCGGCCCACGGTCGATCCGGTAATTGCTGTCCGGCAACGGTTCCCTGAGTTCGGGGTTCGGCCGGTCCGGTGTGCTTTCCGGGGTTTCGACCCATTTGACCTTGCCGTCACCGTCGGTCTGGAAGCTGCCGCGGGGATTCCCGTCGGCGTCCGTGACGTGGTAGCGGGTGTTCGCGTCGAGGTCGGTGCGCCGGCTGAACGCGTCGTTCGCGCCGGGTGCGCGTGGGTCGTCCGCCTCGATCCGCACCTGATCGCGGGGCTTCGGCGGCGACTCGATGTGGTCGACCCGGGTGACGTCCTGTTTGCCGTGCGGGGTCTTCACGTCGGTGTGCGTCACCGTCCGGACGTTGCCGTCCGCGTCGGTCGGGAAGGTGTCGTGCCGATGGCCGACCTGCACGCGGTAGTCGGAGTTCGGCGCCGGGCGCATGACCTCCGGGTTACCGGGGCCGTGCAGCTTGTTCGGCGCGACGGCGTCGACATG from Amycolatopsis sp. EV170708-02-1 includes:
- a CDS encoding ferredoxin, whose amino-acid sequence is MSRPQVPLNQQQQQQLVWQIGHALATPLPPGWQQMRVEYRAAGRHVEVDLLVTGQDGLPRPVQPSQEAVQLLGNLRAGMYLPGRGTWLSAILVYGSATVLSTDFLADVEPPWRQAPPQIGFQDELRFFPRAEQSIPPWLRQRAGLDAAPPAEPAVATPLAETPEALRVPRVHDGLDESGHPVVNREPLSPAERDRVLQYLDGAPVVLASRTYDADAFDPDREPLVPLNFRTDGRWYWPGAVAYYLREHDVAPDPELLGHIRALRFTLPEVGEPERELAVAAITGRPST
- a CDS encoding cystathionine gamma-synthase, with product MADDYSLLGFETRAIHAGQTPDPRTGAVIVPIYQTSTYAQDGVGGTREGDYEYSRTANPTRTALEVALAALEGARHGLAYASGMAASDVLLRATLRPGDHLVLGNDAYGGTFRLIDKVLSLWGVEHTVADLGNIAEVRAAIRPETKLIWCESPTNPMLGIADIAALAEVAHGAGARLVVDNTFATPYLQNPLSLGADVVLHSTTKYLGGHSDVVGGAILTNEDELREQLFYLRNAAGAVPGPFDAWLTLRGIKTLALRMERHSDNAELIARMLLKHPKVERVYYPGLPEHPGHEVASKQMRRFGGMISFTHVDGEQAALEAASKTKLFILAESLGGIESLIEHPGRMTHASTAGSTLEVPDNLLRLSVGIEDGSDLVADLAKALG